GTGTACATCCGGATGAGCGGCGGCTGCCAGGGGTGCGGCATGGCCGACGTCACGCTGAAGCAGGGAATCGAACGGCTGATCTTCGAGGAGGCCCCCGAGGTCACCGAGATCCTCGACGTGACCGACCACGCGGCCGGCGCGAACCCCTACTACACTCCCGGCAAGGCGTAGCCGCTCCCGCACGGGGAGCACCAGACCTTCCAGAGCCCCGCGGCTGAGACCGCTGGCCGAGATGCGTCCGCGCCTGCTCCTGCTGATCCCCACCACCAGCTACCGGACGGAGGCCTTCCTCGAGGCGGCTCGCGCGCTGGGAGTCGATATCGTCATCGCCTCCGAGCGGGCCAACGCCCTCGAGGAGGCGTTTCCCGACGGTCTCCTGACGCTCGACTTCCAGAAACCGGACGTGGCCGCCCGCGAGGTGGCCGAGTTCGCCCGCCGATATCCCTTCGATG
This Candidatus Rokuibacteriota bacterium DNA region includes the following protein-coding sequences:
- a CDS encoding NifU family protein, whose amino-acid sequence is VYIRMSGGCQGCGMADVTLKQGIERLIFEEAPEVTEILDVTDHAAGANPYYTPGKA